From one Nothobranchius furzeri strain GRZ-AD chromosome 2, NfurGRZ-RIMD1, whole genome shotgun sequence genomic stretch:
- the ccdc167 gene encoding coiled-coil domain-containing protein 167 produces MAKVKNKREKISIATEIDRLEEKRERCQDNLGRAEFRSRKGGLSEEERQELEKEMAVITKRVQRLDKELQQLRGENRKNMLVSVALFAISALFYYLFFYNEADT; encoded by the exons ATGgctaaagtaaaaaacaaacgtGAGAAAATCAGCATCGCCACTGAG ATTGATCGTTTGGAGGAGAAACGGGAGCGTTGCCAGGACAACCTGGGGCGGGCGGAGTTTAGGAGCAGGAAGGGGGGGCTCTCCGAGGAAGAAAG ACAAGAGCTTGAAAAGGAAATGGCAGTTATAACCAAGAGAGTACAAAGGCTGG ACAAAGAGCTGCAGCAGTTAAGAGGTGAAAACAGAAAGAACATGTTGGTGTCCGTCGCTCTGTTTGCCATCAGCGccctcttctactacttgtttttcTACAATGAGGCCGACACATGA